In Sphingobium sp. B2D3C, a genomic segment contains:
- the fliD gene encoding flagellar filament capping protein FliD: MATDIASALGIGSGINITQMVSDLTNASFQPRQSAVQSRLDTASARVSALASAKSSLETFSKALTDLLQGTGYRGNPVSNDPTIAAVSLIPGGVPKGLPAQLEVRQLAAGQVLQSAALADSAAVAGTGTLKLTVGSTETMITVGGTGTLADLASAINAANAGVTASIVTDQSGARLVLKGETGTAKAFTLTAEADADANLQRFVWDGAAGTLTQSQVAANALIRIDNVDMEFGSNKITTAIPNIQIDLNKAEPGKTITLATDQPTSTMSDLVREFVTAYNQLKGALNDATVAQGDTAGLLSGDFGVRDLSRRLAGLVSQPLTDSGTYRTLSDLGVRTERNGTLTLDTKRLEAALAADPEGVTQMLNPAVPSATQPGIAGALKDITDYVNGSEGPLASSAAIYGKQKAALEKELEKLGDQRSTYSTQLTATYAKMQTRLLQFQATQSYLEQQVKIWSQNND; this comes from the coding sequence ATGGCGACGGATATTGCGAGCGCACTGGGCATCGGCTCCGGGATCAACATCACCCAGATGGTGTCCGATCTCACCAATGCCTCGTTCCAGCCGCGCCAGAGTGCCGTCCAGTCCCGGCTGGATACCGCCAGTGCCCGCGTGTCGGCGCTGGCCTCCGCCAAAAGCTCGCTCGAGACCTTCTCCAAGGCCCTGACCGACCTGCTGCAGGGCACCGGCTATCGTGGCAATCCGGTCTCCAATGATCCGACCATCGCGGCGGTCTCGCTCATTCCGGGCGGCGTGCCCAAGGGCCTGCCGGCGCAGCTTGAGGTGCGCCAGCTTGCCGCCGGGCAGGTACTCCAGTCCGCCGCGCTGGCCGACAGCGCCGCCGTCGCTGGCACCGGCACGCTCAAGCTCACCGTGGGCAGCACCGAGACGATGATCACCGTCGGCGGCACCGGCACGCTGGCTGACCTTGCCTCGGCCATCAATGCCGCGAATGCCGGCGTGACGGCTTCGATCGTCACCGATCAATCCGGCGCGCGCCTCGTGCTCAAGGGCGAGACCGGCACCGCCAAGGCCTTCACGCTCACGGCCGAGGCCGATGCGGATGCCAATCTCCAGCGCTTCGTCTGGGATGGCGCCGCCGGGACGCTGACGCAGAGCCAGGTCGCCGCGAATGCGCTGATCCGCATCGACAATGTCGATATGGAATTCGGCTCGAACAAGATCACCACCGCCATCCCCAACATCCAGATCGACCTCAACAAGGCGGAGCCGGGCAAGACGATCACCCTCGCCACGGACCAGCCGACCAGCACCATGAGCGATCTCGTTCGCGAGTTCGTCACCGCCTATAATCAGCTCAAGGGCGCCCTCAACGATGCGACGGTCGCGCAGGGCGATACGGCCGGCCTGCTCTCGGGCGACTTTGGCGTGCGGGATCTGTCGCGTCGTCTCGCCGGCCTGGTCTCCCAACCGCTGACCGACAGCGGCACCTATCGCACGCTGAGCGATCTGGGCGTGCGCACCGAACGCAACGGCACGCTCACGCTGGATACCAAGCGGCTCGAAGCGGCGCTGGCGGCTGACCCCGAAGGCGTCACCCAGATGCTCAATCCTGCCGTGCCCAGCGCGACGCAGCCGGGCATTGCCGGCGCGCTCAAGGACATCACCGATTATGTGAACGGCAGCGAAGGGCCGCTCGCCAGTTCCGCAGCCATTTACGGGAAGCAGAAGGCCGCGCTGGAGAAGGAGCTGGAGAAGCTGGGCGATCAGCGCAGCACCTACAGCACCCAGCTCACCGCGACCTACGCGAAGATGCAAACGCGCCTGCTGCAGTTCCAGGCGACGCAATCCTATCTTGAGCAGCAGGTCAAGATCTGGAGCCAGAACAACGACTAA
- the gdhA gene encoding NADP-specific glutamate dehydrogenase: MLRIDDKLRPVLHDVIRRNGGEPEFHQAVTEVLESLGRVVAKRPHYLDNALIERLCEPERQIIFRVPWVDDNGQVQINRGFRVQFNSALGPYKGGIRFHPSVNVGIIKFLGFEQTFKNALTGMPIGGGKGGSDFNPRGRSQGEIMRFCQSFMTELFRHLGEYTDVPAGDIGVGGREVGYMFGQYKRLTNRYEAGVLTGKALFHGGSRARTEATGYGATYFVQRMLATRKQSFDGKRVTVSGSGNVAIYTMEKVIEFGGIIAACSDSNGYVMDEDGIDLELVKEVKLVRRDRISDYVRLKGGKSHYVEGGSVWDVPCDIAMPSATQNELTGNDAKTLLKNGVIAVGEGANMPSTPDAVRLFQEAGILFAPGKAANAGGVATSALEMQQNASRDSWSFEKTESRLASIMHDIHDRCAETAEEYGAPADYVLGANIAGFVRVAEAMDALGVI, translated from the coding sequence TTGCTGAGAATTGACGATAAGCTTCGCCCGGTCCTGCATGACGTCATCCGCCGCAATGGCGGCGAGCCGGAATTTCATCAGGCAGTGACCGAGGTGCTGGAAAGCCTCGGCCGCGTCGTCGCCAAGCGGCCCCATTATCTGGACAATGCCCTGATCGAGCGGCTGTGCGAGCCCGAGCGGCAGATCATCTTCCGCGTGCCGTGGGTGGACGATAATGGCCAGGTGCAGATCAACCGCGGCTTCCGCGTCCAGTTCAACTCGGCGCTCGGGCCATATAAGGGCGGCATCCGCTTCCACCCCTCGGTCAATGTCGGCATCATCAAGTTTCTCGGCTTCGAGCAGACCTTCAAAAATGCCCTCACCGGCATGCCGATCGGCGGCGGCAAGGGCGGATCGGACTTCAACCCCCGCGGGCGCTCGCAGGGCGAGATCATGCGCTTCTGCCAGTCGTTCATGACCGAGCTGTTCCGGCATCTGGGCGAATATACCGACGTGCCGGCCGGCGATATCGGCGTGGGCGGGCGCGAGGTCGGCTATATGTTCGGCCAGTATAAGCGCCTCACCAACCGCTATGAGGCCGGCGTGCTGACCGGCAAGGCGCTGTTCCATGGCGGCTCGCGCGCCCGCACGGAGGCCACCGGCTATGGCGCGACCTATTTCGTCCAGCGGATGCTGGCGACCCGCAAGCAGAGCTTCGATGGCAAGCGCGTGACCGTCTCCGGCTCGGGCAATGTCGCCATCTACACCATGGAGAAGGTCATCGAGTTCGGCGGCATCATCGCGGCCTGCTCGGACTCGAACGGCTATGTGATGGACGAGGACGGCATCGACCTCGAACTGGTCAAGGAAGTGAAGCTCGTCCGCCGCGACCGGATCAGCGACTATGTGCGCCTCAAGGGCGGCAAGAGCCACTATGTCGAGGGCGGCTCGGTCTGGGACGTGCCCTGCGACATCGCCATGCCGTCCGCCACCCAGAACGAGCTGACCGGCAATGACGCCAAGACGCTGCTCAAAAATGGCGTCATCGCGGTGGGCGAAGGCGCCAACATGCCCTCCACCCCGGATGCGGTGCGGCTGTTCCAGGAAGCCGGCATCCTCTTTGCACCCGGCAAGGCGGCCAATGCCGGCGGCGTCGCCACCTCCGCGCTGGAGATGCAGCAAAACGCCTCGCGCGACAGCTGGTCCTTCGAGAAGACGGAAAGCCGCCTCGCCTCCATCATGCACGACATCCACGACCGCTGCGCGGAAACCGCCGAGGAATATGGCGCCCCCGCTGACTATGTGCTGGGCGCCAACATCGCCGGCTTCGTCCGCGTGGCCGAGGCGATGGACGCGCTTGGGGTGATCTGA
- a CDS encoding DUF808 domain-containing protein, with protein sequence MASGLAALLDDVAAIARLAAASVDDVTAAAGRASVKTAGVVVDDAAVTPTYVTGFSPQRELPMIWRIALGSIRNKLLILLPLALLLSAFLPQAITPLLMVGGTFLAFEGAEKIIEMLRGGHAQEEDMLPADGDAVALEKAKVSGAIRTDLILSAEIMAIALADVASRPLLTQALVLAVVGLLVTVAVYGVVGLIVKLDDIGLHLAKTGGPLVQRVGRGLVRMMPGVLSLLESIGMVAMLWVGGGIILHGLEGTPLAVLPHGQHAIAEAVSHAPVIVWTISAMLAALFGFLVGLVVAAVVHLIQRLRGRH encoded by the coding sequence ATGGCCTCCGGCCTCGCCGCCCTGCTTGACGACGTCGCCGCCATCGCCCGCCTTGCTGCGGCATCCGTCGACGATGTGACGGCCGCTGCCGGCCGGGCCAGCGTGAAGACGGCCGGCGTGGTGGTGGACGATGCCGCCGTGACGCCGACCTACGTCACCGGCTTTTCGCCGCAACGCGAGCTGCCGATGATCTGGCGCATCGCGCTCGGGTCCATTCGCAACAAGCTCCTCATCCTTTTGCCGCTCGCGCTTCTGCTCAGTGCATTTCTGCCGCAAGCGATCACGCCACTGCTGATGGTCGGCGGCACCTTCCTCGCTTTCGAGGGGGCCGAGAAGATCATCGAGATGCTGCGGGGCGGCCATGCGCAGGAGGAGGACATGCTCCCCGCCGATGGCGACGCCGTGGCGCTGGAAAAGGCGAAAGTTTCTGGCGCGATCCGCACCGACCTCATTCTCTCGGCCGAGATCATGGCGATTGCCCTGGCGGACGTGGCAAGTCGCCCGCTGCTCACGCAGGCGCTGGTCCTCGCCGTCGTCGGCCTGCTGGTCACCGTCGCGGTCTATGGTGTGGTCGGGTTGATCGTGAAGCTCGACGATATCGGTCTGCATCTGGCCAAGACCGGTGGTCCTTTGGTCCAGCGGGTCGGTCGCGGGCTGGTGCGGATGATGCCGGGGGTGCTGAGCCTGCTCGAATCGATCGGCATGGTGGCGATGCTGTGGGTCGGCGGCGGGATCATTCTGCACGGGCTGGAAGGCACGCCGCTGGCTGTGCTGCCCCATGGCCAACACGCCATTGCCGAAGCGGTGAGCCACGCGCCGGTGATTGTCTGGACGATCAGCGCGATGCTGGCGGCGCTGTTCGGCTTCCTCGTCGGCTTGGTGGTGGCGGCGGTGGTGCACCTCATCCAGCGGCTGCGCGGCAGGCACTGA
- the fliS gene encoding flagellar export chaperone FliS encodes MAALRHYAAVDSGSRVEGATPHQLVRILFDELLLALDTAALALKAGDRHKCLDRQTRALAILHALETSLDFDQGGEIAISLATIYRETRRRTLEATVANDPSLMESAHGFIAEIASAWKQIG; translated from the coding sequence ATGGCCGCGCTCCGCCATTATGCGGCGGTGGATAGCGGCAGCCGCGTCGAGGGCGCCACGCCGCACCAGCTCGTGCGCATCCTGTTCGACGAGCTGCTGCTCGCGCTGGATACCGCCGCACTGGCGCTCAAGGCCGGTGACCGCCACAAATGCCTGGACCGGCAGACGCGCGCGCTCGCCATTCTCCACGCGCTGGAGACGAGCCTTGATTTCGATCAGGGCGGCGAGATCGCCATCAGCCTTGCGACCATCTACCGCGAGACGCGCCGCCGGACGCTGGAGGCGACCGTCGCCAATGATCCCAGCCTGATGGAGAGCGCTCACGGCTTCATCGCGGAAATCGCGTCGGCCTGGAAGCAGATCGGCTGA
- the ung gene encoding uracil-DNA glycosylase — protein MTADAETAITPPSIPASLDESWRVALADAFAAPSMAQLKAFLQARKAAGAQIFPRGSDWFNALALTPLPDVRVVILGQDPYHGPGQAHGLCFSVKPGVRPPPSLVNIFKELRTDVDFTPPGHGHLVHWAEQGVLLLNSVLTVENGKAGAHANQGWERFTDAVIAAVAAQDKPVAFLLWGAYAQKKAAFVQDVSAGGRHLVLKAPHPSPLSAHNGFFGCRHFSRANAFLTAQGRGAIDWSLPPEPAA, from the coding sequence ATGACTGCCGATGCCGAAACCGCCATAACCCCGCCCTCCATCCCTGCCTCGCTCGATGAAAGCTGGCGGGTGGCACTGGCCGATGCGTTCGCCGCGCCCTCCATGGCGCAGCTCAAGGCCTTTCTTCAGGCCCGCAAGGCGGCCGGCGCGCAAATCTTCCCGCGCGGCAGCGACTGGTTCAACGCGCTCGCCCTCACGCCCCTGCCGGATGTCCGGGTGGTGATCCTCGGGCAGGATCCCTATCATGGGCCGGGGCAGGCGCATGGCCTGTGCTTCTCGGTGAAGCCGGGCGTGCGGCCGCCGCCGAGCCTCGTCAACATCTTCAAGGAACTGCGGACCGATGTGGACTTTACCCCGCCCGGCCATGGTCACCTCGTCCATTGGGCGGAGCAGGGCGTGCTGCTACTCAACAGCGTGCTCACCGTCGAGAACGGGAAGGCCGGCGCCCATGCCAATCAGGGTTGGGAGCGGTTCACGGACGCGGTGATCGCGGCCGTCGCCGCGCAGGACAAGCCGGTCGCCTTCCTGCTCTGGGGGGCCTACGCTCAGAAGAAAGCGGCGTTCGTGCAGGATGTGAGCGCGGGGGGGCGACATCTGGTGCTGAAGGCGCCGCATCCCTCGCCGCTCTCGGCCCATAACGGATTTTTCGGCTGCCGGCACTTCTCGCGGGCCAATGCGTTTCTCACCGCGCAGGGGCGGGGGGCGATCGACTGGTCGTTGCCGCCCGAGCCTGCTGCCTGA
- a CDS encoding serine hydrolase domain-containing protein, translated as MKIKSLSRWLCVTAASLMLAGAGASQDVPASRYAVLKDSPGLSAMALREAVDPLFDPGDGADVGETRALIVMRGGEIVAERYADGFTPQSRFFSWSIARTVTGLIAGMMVSDGLLALDDPAPVAAWRQTGDPRAAISLRHLLQMSSGLQYREDWQPGEPSDTLAMLAGEGSVDQAAFAAAKPLVQAPGATFAPSAGSTMILTGIMTDRLTASHDPLARRAAMARFLDARFAKPLGLKDFVPEFDARGTLEGALMMHMTARDYATIGELIRQRGHVAGRQLIADPWFDFMTAPSPAHAAFGGHLWLNRGGDPSPLFPGQAGAGVMAAVGERGQFVLVSPEQRLVIVRLGITREEDMDALREAMARLVRRFS; from the coding sequence ATGAAGATCAAAAGCCTTTCCCGCTGGCTGTGCGTCACCGCCGCCAGCCTGATGCTCGCCGGGGCGGGTGCGTCGCAGGACGTGCCGGCCAGCCGCTATGCCGTGCTGAAGGACAGCCCCGGCCTCTCCGCCATGGCGCTGCGCGAGGCGGTGGACCCGCTGTTCGATCCCGGCGATGGCGCAGACGTGGGCGAAACACGCGCGCTCATCGTGATGCGCGGGGGCGAGATTGTCGCCGAGCGCTATGCCGATGGGTTCACGCCGCAGAGCCGCTTTTTCAGCTGGTCGATTGCCCGCACCGTTACTGGCCTCATCGCCGGCATGATGGTCTCGGACGGGCTGCTGGCGCTCGACGATCCGGCCCCCGTGGCCGCTTGGCGACAGACCGGCGATCCGCGCGCCGCGATCAGCTTGCGGCACCTGCTGCAGATGAGCAGTGGCCTGCAATATCGCGAGGATTGGCAACCGGGCGAGCCGAGCGACACGCTGGCGATGCTCGCGGGGGAGGGCAGCGTGGATCAGGCGGCGTTCGCGGCCGCCAAGCCGCTGGTGCAGGCGCCGGGCGCGACCTTCGCGCCGAGCGCGGGCAGCACCATGATCCTCACCGGCATCATGACCGACAGGCTGACCGCGAGCCATGATCCGCTCGCCCGGCGCGCCGCCATGGCGCGGTTTCTCGATGCCCGCTTCGCGAAACCGCTCGGGCTCAAGGATTTCGTGCCGGAATTTGATGCGCGCGGGACGCTCGAGGGCGCGCTGATGATGCATATGACGGCGCGCGACTATGCGACGATCGGCGAACTCATCCGCCAGCGCGGCCATGTCGCGGGGCGCCAGCTCATTGCCGACCCCTGGTTCGATTTCATGACGGCGCCATCGCCGGCGCATGCCGCATTTGGTGGGCATCTCTGGCTCAACCGGGGTGGCGACCCCTCACCGCTCTTTCCGGGCCAGGCCGGTGCCGGCGTGATGGCGGCGGTGGGCGAGCGCGGCCAGTTCGTGCTGGTTTCGCCCGAGCAGCGACTGGTCATCGTCCGCCTCGGCATCACCCGCGAGGAAGACATGGACGCCCTGCGCGAAGCCATGGCGCGGCTGGTTCGGCGCTTCTCCTGA